One Luteolibacter flavescens genomic region harbors:
- a CDS encoding GNAT family N-acetyltransferase: MKTLNTVAAHVIETERLQLRAPNRGDLETYLRLAGDPRVALKTTGIPHPLREADANEWLARANYGTRRTFVIARKEDAGMIGAVHLETRPDRVSAEAGLWIGVPYWRRGYATEALRGILRDAFGERGLLYITTGIPTGNPAAERVLRKAGLKFESLVEGGFRREGIIQDRVNHGLFADEWEALHC; the protein is encoded by the coding sequence ATGAAGACTCTCAATACTGTAGCAGCCCACGTCATCGAAACCGAACGCCTGCAACTCCGCGCACCGAACCGCGGTGATCTGGAAACCTACCTCCGCCTCGCCGGGGACCCGCGTGTCGCACTGAAGACCACGGGCATCCCGCATCCGCTCCGTGAAGCCGACGCCAACGAATGGCTGGCACGCGCGAACTACGGCACACGTCGTACATTCGTCATCGCCCGCAAGGAGGACGCCGGCATGATCGGGGCCGTCCACCTGGAGACTCGCCCGGACCGCGTGAGTGCGGAGGCCGGGCTCTGGATCGGCGTCCCGTATTGGCGGCGCGGCTATGCGACCGAGGCCCTCCGCGGCATCCTCCGCGATGCCTTCGGGGAGCGGGGCCTGCTCTACATCACCACCGGCATCCCGACAGGGAATCCCGCCGCCGAGCGCGTGCTGCGCAAGGCGGGCCTGAAATTCGAAAGCCTCGTCGAGGGCGGATTCCGCCGCGAGGGCATCATCCAGGACCGGGTGAACCACGGACTCTTTGCGGACGAGTGGGAAGCCCTCCATTGTTGA
- a CDS encoding GNAT family N-acetyltransferase translates to MKFETDRLILKPPAAEDIGAIVAVANDPWIAEMTLMPHPYLQRDALAWIAKAKEDWESHGHGGLAIFTRTGMAFAGAIGLKATEAPGVCSVGYWLSPAVWGRGFATEALREMLRYGFEVVGLQKIEACHVIENPASGKVMEKAGLIHATPEDLPARDGQGMVPGIVRHITADEWRATQFASTP, encoded by the coding sequence GTGAAATTTGAGACCGACAGACTGATCCTGAAGCCGCCCGCCGCGGAAGACATCGGCGCCATCGTCGCGGTGGCGAATGATCCGTGGATCGCGGAGATGACCCTGATGCCGCACCCCTACCTGCAACGCGACGCCCTCGCGTGGATCGCGAAGGCGAAGGAGGACTGGGAGAGTCATGGACATGGCGGGCTGGCGATTTTCACCCGGACGGGCATGGCATTCGCCGGCGCGATCGGGCTGAAGGCCACGGAAGCGCCCGGGGTCTGCAGCGTCGGCTACTGGCTCAGCCCCGCCGTCTGGGGACGTGGCTTTGCGACCGAGGCGCTGCGGGAGATGCTGCGGTATGGCTTCGAGGTCGTCGGACTCCAGAAAATCGAGGCGTGCCATGTCATCGAGAATCCGGCCTCGGGGAAGGTGATGGAAAAGGCGGGCCTGATCCACGCCACCCCCGAGGACCTCCCGGCCCGCGACGGCCAGGGGATGGTGCCGGGCATCGTCCGCCACATCACCGCCGACGAATGGCGGGCCACCCAATTCGCATCCACGCCATGA
- a CDS encoding GNAT family N-acetyltransferase produces the protein MNGPILKTNRLILRPPVPEDETAIQHHVSDRRIAETTALIPHPYPAGGALEWIRRSEVTLREGRGVDFSILLRDSGEFVGVVGLIDRGEESSLGYWIGVPHWGRGYATEAVHRVIRHAFNARRLPALHAYHFAHNPASGRVMQKAGLLYQGVEPLGASRNGIRHDRVCYGVTAAQWRDNLKTFSLV, from the coding sequence ATGAACGGACCCATTCTCAAAACGAACCGTCTCATCCTGCGACCACCTGTGCCGGAGGATGAGACGGCCATCCAGCATCATGTCAGCGACCGCCGCATCGCGGAGACCACGGCGCTGATCCCGCATCCCTATCCCGCCGGCGGGGCACTCGAGTGGATCCGCCGCTCGGAGGTCACGCTGCGCGAGGGCAGGGGTGTGGACTTCTCCATCCTGCTCCGGGACAGCGGTGAATTCGTCGGCGTGGTCGGCTTGATCGATCGCGGCGAGGAGTCCTCGCTCGGCTACTGGATCGGGGTTCCTCATTGGGGGCGGGGCTACGCGACGGAGGCGGTGCACCGGGTGATCCGGCACGCCTTCAATGCACGCCGTCTCCCTGCGCTGCACGCCTATCACTTCGCCCACAATCCCGCCTCCGGCCGCGTGATGCAAAAGGCCGGGCTGCTCTACCAGGGCGTGGAGCCGCTTGGCGCGTCACGCAATGGCATCCGCCATGACCGCGTCTGCTACGGCGTCACTGCCGCACAGTGGCGCGACAATCTCAAAACCTTCTCTCTCGTATGA
- a CDS encoding RtcB family protein yields the protein MKLLCSQDLIDAGYEPGLQMKALLDKVAEYESRGIADPKYALKLLKRDVAPPPPKGVMRENPAPLAQAIVPETKEEKENVEAVKRQMHQLLKTPVIARGVILPDACPSGKEQAVIPVGGAIAVENAIIPSAHSADICCSMFATFYDERSSVAKELDALMSSTRFGPEHRHLDDLVRDPVNDENVWQNRFLTGLRDRARTQIADQGDGNHFAYLGEVDVDEPFLAMLRLTGHGDLADRFTPRRYRVLVTHHGSRSLGAHVFKRGQIAAEKHVARTAQHIPPAAAWIDANSDTGRDYWHALQYVARWTKANHRAIHQRFLERIGSASVAEIGNEHNFVWQRGDTFYHGKGATPAWKDEQGRPQLGLIPLNMAEPILLVLGGDRDEFLSFAPHGAGRNLSRTAMRKKFPDQASRRHAIERSTKDIDVRWYCGKPDLSETPLAYKNAAQVRAQIGEFGLAEIIAEIRPLGCIMAGDSGRSWRDREEELTPKQKRQIQHRAERRRVKQDLMDDF from the coding sequence ATGAAACTACTCTGCTCCCAGGACCTGATCGACGCCGGCTATGAGCCGGGACTCCAGATGAAAGCGCTGCTCGACAAGGTGGCGGAATACGAATCCCGCGGCATCGCGGATCCGAAGTATGCCCTCAAGCTGCTGAAGCGCGATGTCGCTCCTCCACCGCCGAAGGGCGTGATGCGTGAGAATCCCGCGCCGCTCGCCCAGGCGATCGTGCCCGAGACGAAGGAGGAAAAGGAGAACGTCGAGGCGGTGAAGCGGCAGATGCACCAGCTTCTCAAGACCCCGGTCATCGCCCGCGGGGTGATCCTCCCGGACGCTTGTCCTTCGGGAAAGGAGCAGGCCGTCATTCCGGTCGGCGGGGCGATCGCGGTGGAGAATGCGATCATTCCCTCCGCACACTCCGCTGACATCTGCTGCTCGATGTTCGCCACCTTCTACGATGAACGCAGTAGCGTGGCGAAGGAGCTGGACGCGCTGATGTCGTCCACCCGCTTCGGCCCGGAGCATCGCCATCTCGATGACCTCGTCCGCGATCCGGTCAATGACGAGAACGTGTGGCAGAACCGCTTCCTGACCGGCCTGCGGGACCGAGCCCGCACGCAGATCGCGGATCAGGGCGACGGCAATCACTTCGCTTATCTCGGCGAGGTGGATGTCGATGAGCCGTTCCTCGCGATGCTTCGCCTCACCGGCCACGGCGACCTTGCCGACCGCTTCACCCCGCGCCGCTATCGGGTGCTGGTGACGCACCACGGCTCGCGGAGCCTCGGGGCGCACGTCTTCAAGCGCGGGCAGATCGCCGCGGAAAAACACGTCGCCCGGACCGCCCAGCACATCCCGCCCGCAGCGGCGTGGATCGATGCGAATTCCGACACCGGACGAGACTACTGGCATGCGCTGCAATACGTCGCGCGCTGGACGAAGGCGAACCACCGCGCCATCCACCAGCGGTTCCTGGAACGCATCGGCAGCGCGTCGGTCGCGGAGATCGGGAACGAGCACAACTTCGTCTGGCAGCGCGGCGACACCTTCTACCATGGCAAGGGCGCGACGCCCGCGTGGAAGGATGAGCAGGGACGCCCGCAGCTCGGGCTGATCCCGCTGAACATGGCCGAGCCCATCCTGCTGGTGCTGGGCGGCGACCGCGACGAGTTCCTGTCCTTCGCGCCCCATGGTGCAGGCCGGAATCTCTCCCGCACGGCCATGCGGAAGAAGTTCCCCGACCAGGCATCGCGACGGCATGCGATCGAGCGCAGCACGAAGGACATCGACGTCCGGTGGTACTGCGGCAAGCCCGACCTCAGCGAGACTCCGCTTGCTTACAAGAACGCCGCCCAGGTGCGGGCGCAGATCGGCGAGTTCGGCCTTGCGGAGATCATCGCGGAGATCCGTCCGCTTGGCTGCATCATGGCCGGCGACAGCGGTCGCTCATGGCGCGACCGAGAAGAAGAACTCACTCCGAAACAGAAGCGCCAGATCCAGCACCGCGCCGAGCGGCGACGAGTGAAGCAGGACCTGATGGATGACTTCTGA